A DNA window from Paenibacillus andongensis contains the following coding sequences:
- a CDS encoding HPr family phosphocarrier protein, translated as MISKELTIRNDSGFHIRPAQLFTEKAASFQSTVSLEYKSEPNVSIIDGKSILGLMTLGLEKGSVITLTTEGPDEQAALDALAELVESGFGEA; from the coding sequence ATGATTTCGAAAGAACTTACGATCCGGAACGATTCCGGCTTTCATATTCGCCCTGCCCAACTATTTACGGAAAAAGCGGCATCTTTTCAATCAACTGTAAGTCTAGAATATAAGAGTGAACCTAATGTCTCGATCATAGACGGGAAAAGTATTCTCGGTCTTATGACGCTCGGGTTGGAGAAGGGCTCGGTCATTACCCTGACAACAGAAGGACCGGATGAACAAGCGGCGCTGGATGCTTTGGCTGAATTGGTGGAAAGTGGCTTTGGAGAAGCATAA
- a CDS encoding LacI family DNA-binding transcriptional regulator, whose protein sequence is MANIEDVAKVAGVSKSTVSNVFSKKRPISKEVSQRVLEAALQLNYRPNYWARSLANKKTNIIGLNMAGEQVKFSQFHLGLINGVLKECYNQGYRLLVNTLSTEFSSQVEHLSTDPVDGDILLDPASNDERISERIKRSVPLVVIGRPQEEFESSVSYVDNDNIGMGQIVTEYLLHLGHNHIAFLNAPKERTVAQDREHGYYRAYNKAELPVDARLIVYKDSSLTSTVYGYQMTKKLLTAYPHITAIITDTDKVALGVYQAAAELNLQIPQDLSVFAFSDDSIFAPEFKPPLTGVRLNGEVLGSEAAKLLIEQCRQPNAIAKRILIPASLVYRGSCARARISNFIKPHK, encoded by the coding sequence ATGGCCAACATAGAAGATGTTGCAAAAGTAGCTGGGGTATCCAAGAGTACAGTGTCCAACGTGTTTAGCAAAAAAAGGCCGATCAGCAAGGAAGTGTCGCAGCGTGTACTGGAGGCAGCTTTACAGTTAAATTATAGACCCAATTACTGGGCTCGCAGTTTAGCCAATAAGAAAACGAATATCATCGGGTTAAATATGGCTGGTGAGCAAGTGAAATTCAGTCAGTTCCATCTTGGCCTCATTAATGGTGTGTTGAAAGAGTGCTATAACCAGGGCTATCGATTGCTGGTAAACACCTTGTCTACCGAATTCTCCAGTCAAGTTGAGCATTTGTCTACAGATCCGGTAGATGGCGATATTCTTCTGGATCCCGCCTCAAATGATGAGAGAATTTCCGAACGAATAAAGCGCAGCGTGCCGCTTGTCGTGATCGGAAGACCACAGGAGGAGTTCGAATCCAGTGTCTCCTATGTGGATAACGACAATATTGGGATGGGACAAATCGTTACCGAGTACCTTTTGCATTTAGGTCACAATCATATCGCGTTCCTCAATGCACCGAAGGAAAGAACGGTTGCTCAAGACCGCGAGCATGGTTACTACAGAGCCTACAATAAAGCCGAGCTGCCGGTTGATGCAAGGCTCATTGTGTATAAAGACAGCAGTCTAACGTCCACTGTCTACGGTTACCAGATGACCAAGAAGCTATTAACAGCTTATCCGCATATTACAGCGATCATTACGGATACAGATAAAGTCGCTCTAGGGGTATACCAAGCGGCTGCTGAGCTCAATTTGCAAATACCGCAAGACCTTTCTGTCTTTGCTTTCAGCGATGATTCAATCTTCGCACCTGAATTCAAGCCACCTCTGACCGGGGTCAGGCTCAACGGGGAAGTACTGGGAAGCGAAGCCGCCAAGCTGCTCATCGAACAGTGCCGTCAGCCCAATGCCATTGCCAAACGAATATTGATTCCTGCCAGTTTAGTTTATAGAGGATCATGTGCCCGAGCGAGAATTAGTAACTTCATAAAACCACATAAATAG
- a CDS encoding S-layer homology domain-containing protein, translated as MKSTKLTMIATAAMAFSLFASTALSLPASAAAKTSADFTDLAGSDAALKAKIDAMITAGVFEGVSDSTFGITQNMTRAQFAKVATLIYNITVDPTVKVSSFSDVQANDAANGWAIPYIEAAKKAGLINGVTDTTFLPGDSVTTAQLDTVLLKGLGKKISMTGSPWYADAVKQATELGIHPTSKSGDQPANRADLVLSSYTAQQVFGNQTLISITKTQASSSDNKKVQVTFNKKVDASKATITLKNGSTVVPTTAEWASDGQSVTLSTTLALAAGDYTVTLGGLDASTVQTTTGSFSVTASSTGNVSINGTYTLASVLDSGLTDAATGLNGLVNKAIAEDPTQSKLAKEIEIKVTSASGDPIAIPGVVQSVHSSDTSIAKVGLTSDHHAYVLGNKPGTADISVIVQIGNGDAKQLHVTVTVKSDAITAKEIKAGQTSIDKTVMTVTGGVYSFNAYSAMDLSITDNYGNTYKSADVKGYNFALGTLFITNDIKGNAGTVGTVAVDAAGNVTVTGNVTSFELTAVTSTGKKATSFVTLNH; from the coding sequence ATGAAATCCACGAAACTCACGATGATCGCGACGGCCGCTATGGCTTTCTCCTTATTTGCTTCAACTGCACTTTCTCTTCCAGCTTCCGCTGCAGCCAAAACAAGTGCTGATTTTACTGATTTGGCCGGTAGTGATGCCGCGCTAAAAGCTAAGATTGATGCGATGATTACAGCTGGTGTTTTTGAAGGCGTCTCGGACAGCACGTTTGGCATTACGCAAAATATGACTCGCGCTCAATTTGCCAAAGTAGCCACATTAATTTACAACATCACTGTTGATCCTACGGTTAAGGTGTCCAGTTTCTCGGATGTTCAGGCCAATGATGCAGCGAATGGATGGGCCATCCCTTATATTGAAGCAGCCAAAAAAGCAGGCCTCATAAACGGTGTTACGGACACCACTTTCCTTCCCGGTGATTCGGTAACGACAGCTCAGCTGGATACTGTCCTTCTTAAAGGTTTGGGCAAAAAGATTTCCATGACAGGCTCACCTTGGTACGCAGATGCTGTGAAACAAGCAACTGAACTTGGTATTCACCCTACTAGCAAATCCGGCGACCAACCTGCCAATCGCGCTGACCTTGTTCTAAGCTCTTATACAGCTCAGCAAGTTTTTGGGAACCAAACACTTATTTCGATTACAAAAACGCAAGCCTCATCTTCCGACAATAAAAAGGTTCAAGTTACCTTCAATAAAAAGGTAGATGCCAGCAAAGCAACAATCACTTTGAAAAATGGTTCAACCGTAGTCCCTACGACAGCAGAGTGGGCTAGCGATGGCCAATCAGTAACACTATCGACTACCCTTGCGCTCGCTGCAGGTGATTACACGGTTACGCTTGGCGGACTCGACGCTTCCACTGTCCAAACAACAACGGGCAGCTTTAGCGTTACAGCCTCTAGCACAGGGAACGTTTCGATCAACGGCACCTACACATTAGCTAGTGTGCTCGATAGCGGTCTAACAGATGCAGCTACTGGATTAAACGGTCTCGTTAACAAAGCAATAGCGGAAGATCCAACACAAAGTAAATTAGCTAAAGAAATTGAAATTAAAGTGACATCGGCTAGTGGAGATCCAATTGCTATTCCTGGGGTTGTTCAATCTGTGCATTCCTCTGATACTAGCATTGCTAAAGTAGGTCTAACCTCAGATCATCATGCCTACGTTCTAGGCAACAAGCCGGGAACAGCGGATATCAGTGTCATTGTCCAAATTGGAAATGGCGACGCAAAGCAATTACACGTTACTGTCACGGTTAAAAGCGACGCGATCACTGCCAAGGAAATAAAAGCAGGACAAACTTCCATTGATAAGACGGTAATGACGGTAACAGGGGGCGTTTATAGCTTCAATGCTTATTCGGCAATGGACCTTTCTATCACTGATAACTACGGTAATACGTATAAAAGTGCGGACGTTAAAGGCTATAATTTCGCACTAGGGACCCTTTTCATCACAAATGATATTAAGGGAAATGCCGGAACTGTAGGAACCGTAGCGGTTGACGCGGCTGGAAACGTTACTGTGACTGGTAATGTGACTTCCTTCGAATTAACTGCTGTAACTTCAACAGGTAAAAAAGCAACAAGCTTCGTGACGCTTAACCACTAG
- a CDS encoding PTS sugar transporter subunit IIA: MNIQELLNEQSILIPLEAASKEECMQSMIDGLAAAGCISDKAAYLEAVLKREETGSTGIGFGVAIPHGKSNGVSKPGVAFAKLTQPLDWKSLDDQPVRIVFMIAVPEAAAGNEHLQILIALSRKLINEEFRESLLNVTEAQQLITILQTI; encoded by the coding sequence ATGAATATTCAAGAACTGCTGAATGAGCAAAGCATTTTGATCCCATTGGAAGCAGCAAGCAAAGAAGAATGTATGCAATCCATGATCGACGGACTTGCAGCCGCTGGCTGTATTTCGGATAAAGCAGCCTATCTGGAGGCGGTTTTGAAGCGGGAAGAGACCGGCTCGACAGGAATAGGCTTTGGAGTCGCTATTCCTCATGGAAAGTCGAATGGAGTCAGCAAGCCGGGCGTTGCTTTTGCTAAGTTGACTCAGCCTTTGGATTGGAAATCGCTAGATGACCAGCCAGTGCGTATCGTCTTCATGATCGCTGTACCGGAGGCCGCCGCAGGCAATGAGCATCTGCAAATTCTGATCGCGCTCTCCCGTAAGCTGATTAATGAGGAGTTCCGTGAAAGCTTGTTGAACGTGACCGAAGCGCAGCAATTGATAACGATTTTACAAACCATTTAA
- the ptsP gene encoding phosphoenolpyruvate--protein phosphotransferase yields MTERVLQGLGVSAGIRTGKAFVYEPVRLTDVEKKKTQDVDTEVERLREAKSACQAELQVLIEKAQQTLGEEKAVILKGQISFLQDPTFYPPMEKLIVGEQWTAESAIHQVVTQVAALFESMKNEYMRERAADVRDVGNRMFAQLCERKGTQLSDIGEPVILVADDLTPSDTVQLDKNLVLGFVTRIGGKTSHTAILANSLGIAAILGLGDGMDQIQHGDELLIDGSTGDCILNPSAPTKESYHALMQRDEAEKAELLAYVERDAVTKDGFRVELAANIGTVEESVSLLSQGAEAVGLYRTEFLFMGQSQMPDEETQYKAYRQVAEAMKGRPVVIRTLDIGGDKELPYLDLPKEMNPFLGYRAIRLCLDRKELLITQLRAILRAGVHGDVKIMFPMISGMEEWRQAKEIYEQAREQLIQEGIPYADSVELGIMIEIPSAALLASRFAKEVDFFSIGTNDLVQYTVAVDRMNEKVAYLYDYFHPAVIRLIKTVIDASDDAGKWTGMCGSMAGDPLAAPLLLGLGLHEWSMAASSLSKVKKVITDLNHSDCVALAERILEMDTAAEVREALLAFQL; encoded by the coding sequence ATGACGGAGAGAGTACTGCAAGGGCTTGGGGTATCCGCCGGCATTCGCACAGGTAAAGCATTCGTGTACGAACCAGTGCGACTAACGGACGTAGAGAAAAAGAAAACGCAAGATGTCGATACCGAGGTTGAACGGCTTCGGGAAGCCAAATCTGCTTGCCAGGCTGAACTGCAAGTTCTGATTGAGAAGGCGCAGCAGACGCTTGGGGAAGAAAAGGCTGTGATTCTGAAAGGGCAGATCAGCTTTCTGCAAGATCCAACCTTTTACCCACCCATGGAGAAATTAATCGTGGGCGAGCAGTGGACTGCTGAAAGCGCGATTCATCAAGTGGTCACGCAGGTTGCTGCACTGTTTGAAAGCATGAAGAATGAATATATGCGCGAGCGCGCGGCAGATGTCCGCGATGTAGGCAACAGGATGTTCGCTCAGCTATGTGAACGCAAAGGAACACAGCTTTCCGATATCGGAGAGCCTGTCATACTCGTAGCGGATGATCTGACACCTTCAGATACCGTTCAGTTGGACAAAAATTTAGTGCTCGGGTTTGTTACTCGTATAGGCGGTAAGACTTCCCACACCGCTATTTTGGCTAACTCTTTAGGGATCGCAGCGATCTTGGGGCTGGGGGATGGGATGGATCAGATTCAGCACGGAGATGAGCTTCTTATTGATGGCTCGACTGGAGACTGTATCTTAAACCCGTCGGCCCCAACCAAAGAATCCTACCACGCTCTCATGCAGCGTGATGAAGCCGAAAAGGCCGAACTGCTGGCGTATGTAGAACGGGATGCTGTCACGAAGGACGGCTTCCGTGTGGAACTGGCTGCTAATATCGGTACGGTAGAAGAATCGGTAAGCCTGCTCAGCCAAGGAGCTGAAGCGGTCGGACTGTACCGTACTGAGTTTTTATTTATGGGGCAATCTCAGATGCCTGACGAGGAAACCCAGTACAAGGCTTACCGGCAAGTAGCAGAAGCAATGAAAGGACGTCCTGTTGTTATTCGTACGCTCGATATTGGCGGCGACAAGGAGCTTCCTTATCTGGATTTGCCAAAGGAGATGAATCCTTTTCTTGGATACAGAGCCATTCGGCTTTGTCTGGACCGCAAGGAGCTGCTTATTACCCAGCTGCGTGCGATTTTGCGAGCAGGCGTTCACGGCGATGTGAAAATCATGTTTCCGATGATTTCGGGTATGGAAGAATGGCGTCAGGCGAAAGAAATCTATGAACAAGCTCGCGAACAGCTAATCCAGGAAGGAATCCCTTATGCCGATTCTGTCGAATTGGGGATTATGATTGAAATTCCATCGGCGGCTTTGCTCGCTTCCAGATTTGCCAAGGAAGTAGACTTCTTCAGCATCGGGACGAACGACCTTGTGCAGTACACAGTTGCCGTCGACCGTATGAATGAGAAGGTAGCTTATTTGTACGATTATTTCCATCCCGCCGTCATTCGACTGATCAAAACGGTCATCGATGCTTCTGACGATGCAGGCAAATGGACCGGCATGTGCGGCAGCATGGCCGGAGATCCGCTTGCTGCGCCGCTTTTGCTCGGCTTAGGTCTGCATGAATGGAGCATGGCAGCTTCATCGCTTTCCAAGGTGAAGAAAGTGATTACGGATTTAAACCACAGCGATTGCGTGGCTTTAGCTGAGAGGATTTTGGAGATGGACACGGCGGCCGAGGTTCGAGAGGCATTGCTGGCGTTCCAGTTATAA
- a CDS encoding FadR/GntR family transcriptional regulator: MNSKMSFQPLNRPKLVDDVVNQLQKKISEGEMKPGDKIPTEPELMQQFGVGRSTVREAVRVLVHAGLLEKKQGFGTFLTANRGMQEPLDHRLRRAEILEVYEVRRMLELEIARLAAERRDENDLEQMRSALDQRSEALEKGDTSTYLNSDVRFHLSIAIASKNSVVIDLYRTFSTVLLETSYKLVSVESPHDPHNLQHENMYQAIKDKDVSAAEYWTKQNLDDTVSQLKKYLNQE; the protein is encoded by the coding sequence ATGAATTCCAAAATGTCATTCCAGCCGCTAAACCGGCCAAAATTGGTTGACGATGTTGTTAATCAATTGCAAAAGAAAATATCGGAAGGCGAAATGAAGCCAGGCGACAAGATTCCGACGGAACCCGAGCTGATGCAGCAATTCGGTGTCGGACGTTCGACGGTCCGCGAAGCGGTCAGGGTGCTTGTGCATGCGGGGCTGCTCGAAAAGAAGCAGGGCTTCGGCACTTTTTTGACAGCTAACAGGGGTATGCAGGAGCCGCTTGACCATAGGCTTCGCAGAGCTGAGATTCTGGAGGTTTATGAGGTAAGGCGGATGCTCGAGCTCGAAATCGCCCGTTTAGCCGCTGAGCGCCGTGATGAAAATGATCTCGAGCAGATGCGAAGCGCACTGGATCAACGGTCGGAAGCGCTGGAGAAAGGTGATACGAGCACCTATCTGAACTCTGATGTGAGGTTCCATCTGTCCATTGCCATCGCGAGCAAGAACAGCGTGGTTATCGACCTATACCGGACTTTCTCAACCGTCCTCCTTGAAACATCTTATAAATTAGTGAGCGTCGAGAGTCCACATGATCCCCACAATCTCCAACACGAAAATATGTATCAAGCGATTAAAGACAAGGATGTATCGGCTGCCGAGTACTGGACTAAGCAAAATCTAGACGATACGGTCAGTCAGCTTAAAAAGTATCTTAACCAGGAGTAG
- a CDS encoding ABC transporter permease subunit, whose protein sequence is MTAWARYRVMYLMMIPVVIYFLIFSYYPLIKGLQISMQNFRIIGTRPFVGLQNYIVVWNDPVFWRVLENTLMIGIGMLIIGFFAPIITALSLNEVLKTWFKKLTQMVIYLPHLFSWVVVGGIWIIMLSPDGGFVNDLLKLLGAAKPIHFFAEVDYAQALMVLTNTWKEMGFTCILYLASIVTISPSLYEAARMDGAGRWQQIRYVTLPQLIPTMKVVTLLNMIGMLRMFDQMIILSNPVIARKVDVLMTYTYQKGILEFKMGVASAAGFLVVLATLILVFATRKLIRYDEE, encoded by the coding sequence GTGACCGCATGGGCACGTTATCGGGTAATGTATCTCATGATGATTCCCGTTGTTATTTATTTTTTAATTTTCTCTTATTACCCGCTCATCAAGGGCTTGCAAATCTCCATGCAAAATTTTCGGATTATTGGAACTCGTCCTTTCGTTGGTCTTCAGAATTACATTGTGGTTTGGAATGATCCGGTATTCTGGCGCGTTTTGGAGAATACCTTAATGATTGGAATCGGGATGTTAATTATAGGTTTTTTTGCCCCGATTATTACAGCTCTCTCTTTAAATGAAGTGCTTAAAACATGGTTTAAGAAGCTGACGCAAATGGTTATTTACTTGCCGCATTTATTCTCATGGGTTGTTGTAGGAGGCATCTGGATCATCATGCTGTCTCCGGATGGAGGATTTGTTAATGATTTGTTGAAGCTGCTGGGTGCTGCGAAACCGATTCATTTTTTTGCGGAAGTCGACTATGCCCAAGCTTTGATGGTCTTAACGAACACTTGGAAGGAAATGGGCTTCACCTGTATTCTTTATTTGGCATCAATCGTGACGATTTCCCCTTCTTTGTATGAAGCCGCGCGTATGGACGGAGCTGGACGCTGGCAGCAGATTCGCTATGTAACCTTGCCTCAGCTCATTCCGACGATGAAGGTTGTGACCTTGCTGAACATGATCGGGATGCTCCGGATGTTCGACCAAATGATCATTCTAAGTAATCCGGTTATTGCTCGAAAAGTGGATGTCCTGATGACGTATACGTATCAAAAAGGAATTCTGGAGTTCAAAATGGGCGTCGCTTCAGCCGCCGGCTTTCTCGTTGTATTGGCAACGCTGATCTTAGTATTCGCAACCCGCAAATTGATTCGTTATGACGAGGAGTGA
- a CDS encoding MFS transporter, producing the protein MSVSNNAHNRTVYAILFSISLVHLLNDAIQSVIPAVFPILHNSLQLSFTQIGWIAFTLNVTASMFQPLIGLYTDAKPKPFLLPAGVFFSLIGVIVLAVASSFAQVILAVILVGLGSSVLHPEASRVAYLAAGPRRGLAQSIFQTGGNIGQALAPVFTALIFVPFGQFGIIWFSFVAAAGIVVQFFVAKWYRKAGSRPSTSNKTGVVRKKLPRKTVAYAIFILIMLLFSKFVYVASMTGFYAFYLIEHDHLSVERAQLFIFTLLAAGAVGTFMGGPLADRFGRRNMIWFSILGTAPFSLLLPYANLFWAGVLCACIGFILLSGFSVIVVYAQELLPGKVGTVSGLFFGLAFGLGGIGSAVLGTLADATSITFVIKLCAFLPLIGLLAAFLPTDKKLNLHDIELPQTAVKA; encoded by the coding sequence ATGTCCGTTTCAAACAATGCTCATAATCGTACCGTTTATGCTATTTTATTTTCAATAAGCTTAGTTCATTTGTTGAATGATGCAATTCAATCCGTTATCCCTGCTGTGTTTCCGATTCTACATAATTCACTGCAGCTCAGTTTTACACAAATCGGGTGGATTGCCTTCACTTTGAATGTGACGGCCTCAATGTTTCAACCCTTGATTGGTCTGTACACAGACGCGAAACCGAAGCCATTTCTGCTGCCCGCAGGTGTGTTTTTCTCACTTATAGGCGTGATTGTCTTGGCTGTGGCGTCTTCATTCGCGCAAGTTATTTTAGCCGTTATCCTAGTTGGTCTGGGTTCCTCGGTTCTTCATCCGGAAGCATCGCGTGTGGCTTATTTGGCTGCTGGGCCTCGCAGAGGACTGGCGCAGTCGATTTTCCAAACAGGCGGTAACATCGGGCAGGCTTTGGCTCCTGTCTTTACAGCCCTTATCTTTGTACCGTTTGGCCAATTCGGCATCATCTGGTTTTCATTTGTCGCTGCTGCGGGGATTGTTGTTCAATTTTTCGTTGCCAAATGGTATCGAAAGGCGGGAAGCCGCCCGTCCACATCCAATAAAACCGGGGTTGTCCGAAAGAAACTCCCTCGTAAAACGGTGGCGTACGCGATATTTATTCTAATCATGCTATTGTTTTCCAAGTTTGTTTATGTGGCCAGTATGACTGGGTTCTACGCCTTTTATTTAATTGAACATGATCATCTTTCGGTCGAAAGAGCGCAGCTCTTCATCTTCACCTTGCTTGCGGCCGGAGCTGTAGGTACGTTCATGGGTGGACCCTTGGCAGATCGTTTTGGGAGACGCAATATGATCTGGTTCTCTATTCTAGGCACTGCGCCGTTCTCGCTGCTTCTGCCATATGCCAATTTGTTCTGGGCAGGTGTCCTTTGTGCGTGTATCGGGTTTATTTTGTTATCTGGCTTTTCCGTTATTGTCGTTTATGCACAAGAGCTGCTGCCTGGCAAAGTGGGGACGGTATCGGGATTGTTCTTTGGATTGGCCTTTGGTTTGGGCGGGATCGGATCCGCTGTGCTCGGGACGCTGGCGGACGCAACAAGTATTACCTTTGTTATTAAGCTCTGTGCCTTTTTGCCGTTAATCGGATTGTTGGCAGCCTTCCTTCCGACAGATAAAAAGCTGAATTTGCATGATATTGAACTGCCACAAACTGCGGTGAAAGCATGA
- a CDS encoding extracellular solute-binding protein gives MFNKKAGIIAAVVLSTSILATACSTNTDKTTATNVSSETSKPAKQETLRILSGVAGGKTPEENVLFEKEVERLTGIKVTIEKPAADYDKKLYAAISAGEKYDLVYMGKGNMDVLVDQGALMPLNDKIKASKILSDPKVIPTKEWDMITYKGGQIFSVFNKSEGGTLPTVRQDWMDKLKLQQPKTLEDFYQVLKAFKEKDPDGNGKDDTYGLSTAGLYDIQGFMSAAGVKYKYVIDASGKRSIPYATEAAVPIYEWFAKLYKEGILDPNFATNDSAKMRELFLTNRVGMVTYWDAWVGLFNNMKKTDDPNFKAKAIAGAVGPDGKIMLRRGDPSVWGIPVNAEHADTAMKFLEFWHSEKGNILSTLGIEGDDYTVKDGKYTLTDEGVKHGMDHGAPFPNNTNFKNPIGTLPGAIEGRQVIFDNNATIENSTKDWPSAEKIVTNYAFQAMMGKLPAADAVKKMNDELKAAKLID, from the coding sequence ATGTTCAATAAAAAAGCAGGAATCATTGCAGCCGTCGTGTTATCGACAAGTATACTAGCCACTGCGTGCAGTACGAATACTGATAAAACAACCGCAACAAACGTTAGTAGCGAAACGTCCAAGCCGGCTAAACAAGAAACTCTACGTATTCTAAGTGGAGTCGCAGGGGGTAAGACGCCTGAAGAGAATGTCCTGTTTGAGAAGGAAGTAGAACGATTGACTGGTATCAAGGTTACGATCGAGAAACCAGCAGCCGATTATGATAAGAAACTATACGCAGCGATATCTGCTGGCGAAAAGTATGACCTCGTCTATATGGGCAAAGGCAATATGGATGTCCTTGTTGATCAAGGCGCACTGATGCCGTTAAACGATAAGATCAAAGCTTCCAAGATTTTATCCGATCCTAAAGTAATTCCAACCAAGGAATGGGACATGATCACTTATAAAGGCGGTCAGATTTTCAGTGTATTTAATAAATCTGAAGGCGGCACGCTGCCTACCGTTCGTCAAGATTGGATGGACAAGCTCAAGCTGCAGCAGCCGAAAACCTTGGAGGATTTCTACCAAGTGTTGAAGGCATTCAAGGAGAAAGATCCAGACGGTAACGGTAAGGACGACACCTATGGCTTGTCCACGGCTGGGTTATACGACATTCAAGGGTTCATGAGCGCAGCAGGCGTGAAATATAAATATGTGATTGATGCTAGTGGCAAGCGCTCGATTCCTTATGCAACAGAAGCAGCGGTTCCGATTTATGAGTGGTTTGCGAAGCTGTACAAGGAAGGGATTCTAGACCCGAACTTCGCGACCAACGATTCAGCTAAAATGAGAGAGCTCTTCTTGACGAATCGCGTTGGGATGGTCACGTACTGGGATGCATGGGTAGGCTTGTTCAATAATATGAAGAAAACGGATGATCCTAACTTTAAAGCCAAAGCGATCGCTGGGGCCGTAGGTCCAGATGGCAAAATCATGCTTCGCCGCGGCGACCCAAGTGTTTGGGGAATTCCAGTGAATGCCGAGCATGCCGATACAGCTATGAAATTCTTAGAATTCTGGCACTCCGAGAAGGGTAACATCCTTAGCACATTAGGGATTGAAGGCGATGATTACACCGTTAAAGACGGGAAATACACGCTAACGGATGAGGGAGTTAAGCATGGTATGGATCATGGTGCTCCGTTCCCGAACAACACGAACTTTAAGAATCCGATTGGTACGCTGCCAGGTGCAATTGAAGGCCGTCAAGTTATTTTCGACAATAATGCAACGATTGAAAACTCCACGAAAGACTGGCCGAGCGCTGAAAAAATCGTAACCAATTACGCTTTCCAAGCGATGATGGGCAAATTGCCAGCAGCAGACGCTGTGAAAAAAATGAATGATGAGCTAAAAGCAGCTAAACTGATTGACTAG
- a CDS encoding nitroreductase family protein, producing MDIKEAIHQRRSIGKVKQDAIDKPLIEEILEAGTWAPNHCHTEPWRFWVMTGEGRSLLGRGYAEVAAAEADPTLSEEELSKLKSAQEKKAFRAPVVIAVAVTPSEKQVVPEIEEYAAAHAAVQNMLLTAHALGLGTIWRTGAPTYHSKMREVFGLAGKEELVGFIYIGYPDMAPPKAQRVPFAQKTTWVSE from the coding sequence ATGGATATAAAAGAAGCGATTCACCAGCGTCGCAGTATTGGGAAGGTCAAACAGGACGCGATCGACAAACCGCTAATCGAAGAAATCCTTGAAGCAGGCACATGGGCGCCTAACCATTGCCATACAGAGCCGTGGAGGTTCTGGGTCATGACCGGTGAAGGCAGAAGTTTGTTGGGTCGAGGCTACGCCGAGGTTGCCGCTGCTGAAGCGGATCCAACACTTTCTGAGGAGGAGTTATCCAAGCTGAAAAGCGCTCAGGAGAAGAAAGCGTTCCGCGCTCCTGTTGTGATTGCTGTGGCCGTAACACCCTCAGAGAAGCAAGTCGTTCCGGAGATTGAGGAATATGCTGCCGCGCATGCAGCAGTGCAAAATATGCTGCTTACTGCGCACGCACTTGGCCTAGGAACGATATGGCGGACGGGTGCACCTACCTATCATTCGAAGATGCGTGAGGTGTTCGGTCTTGCGGGAAAAGAGGAGCTGGTCGGATTCATCTACATCGGCTATCCAGACATGGCTCCTCCTAAGGCGCAGCGGGTGCCGTTCGCGCAGAAGACTACATGGGTAAGCGAGTAA